The sequence AATATTTCTTTGTTAGAGGGCATCAGCCTTATTCCCGTGTCTGAGAAAAAATCGTGCAATTCCTGCTCATCTGAAAATTGAGAGGCTAACTCGGCGTATACAAGCTCACATATGATAAGCTGACCCTTTGACAGGTATTCATTAAGTATTTCTTTCGAGGACGTCAAATGAGCCTCATCAGGTATCAGTATGTCAAGTAAGATATTGGTATCTATCGCTGTTATCATCTGCCCCTCAGTTCATCAGTTATTGCATCAGATTTTTTACCCTTAAGTGTTTTCAGTTTTCCAACCCATTTATCAAAAGGGGATTCTTGAACTGCTTTTTTAATATAAAAAATACCGTTTTTTTCAACAAAACTTATCCCCTCTCCCGGTTCAATTCCGAGCTTATCCCTCACTTGCTTGGGGATTGTTATCTGTCCTTTGGATGTAACCTTTGCCGCCAGCATAAACACCTCCTGTAAGGAATATAATCCTTACTTTCATTGTAAGGATTATAAATAAATTTGTCAATTATTCTCATTGACATATAAAAGATCCTATTTTTCTTTCTGCTTGATTTCAATATTTTATAGATTAATAGATTTTCAGTGGACGTGAGGATGATGTCATAGACTCCATAGGGTAATGAACGAGGCTGAAGCATATTGACGATATTGACAAGTATGTGCAACGATCATTTTCGCACGACCAGCCAATTCGGAGACTTCCATTAAATTGGGGACAACCCCCTTATTACCATTATACATTGATTAAAGATTTAACTTCCCTAACGAATTCTTTTCCCTTTTGAAGCCAGTCTTCCACTTGTTGTTTTTCAAAACGAACAAGTTCAATATAGTCACCTCTCTGGCGGGCTTCAAACAACTCATCGTAAAGTTGTCCATGCTCACGGCTCACTTGTCCTGGTTTAACAAGATATTGGTGAAAAGCGGACCTCACCCCGGAGTGCTTGCTGAATCTGAGCTTATGCTGGAGTAAGATAGCGCTGACTGCGTAGAAAAATGCATAATAAATCCGATTTACAGAAAATGAAAAACGGCCTGCCTTTAATTCATCCTCAGCAGCCCCGAGAGAATCTTCAGCCTTTTCCATCCAGTATTGAACCACTACCTTTAAATTCTTTTCCTCATTCATAGCGGAACTCCTTCCTCCTCAATAAAGCTATGGATTGGCAGGAGAGAAAATATATCGCTCTCCCATTCTTTTTCCGACATTATGAGAGCGCTTATGTTAGTTCCAAATGCAAGGTTAATGTCAAAAACCTTATGAATGATCTGTCGTCTTATATCTTTAGAAACATCACAGGGCAGTAAGACCAGAAGATCGAGATCGGATTCCTCGTCCGCAAGACCTTTTGCCTTAGAGCCAAAGAGCTTGAACTTCGCATTCGGCCAGGACACCCTCATATCCGACATGAGTTTAATCAAGGCGTCCTTTTCGGATTCTGAAAAAATTCCTTTTGCAGCCAGGGATTCCGCCGTTTTTCCCTCTATCGACATATCATACCTCCTTATAATTTCACTCTTTTCTTACCTCAACAAACTCCTACGCAATCTCAATCTCCTGTTTTTATCTGAGAAATATATCTGTTCTCTTTTCATAATCTCAAGCTTTATTTCAGACCAGAAACCGATTTTATCGAGTTTCATTGCTTCCCTTCTACAATCTTAATAGCCTGCCCTCTATATAATGTGCCTGTCTTCTTTTTGTTATTAATTCCCCTCTATCAAGAGGGGATTAAGGGGTGTGTCTTCTCCTCATAAAATGTCAATTTGCGGTGTCTGACCCCGCAGGTTTTTCGTCTCTTTACCCTTATGTATGCGCTCTTTTATCTCTTTGAAAAATGTCTTGTATTCGGCGGTTACTATAACTGACATTCATTTCCTCCCTTCAACTATTGCAATCTCACCAAGCTTTATTTCAGACCAAAAACCAATTTGATCGAGTTTCACATCTTCCCCTCTATCATTATTTCCCCCCTCAGAAAATTTATCCTTTCACTTTTACAGTTTCGCTCTCAGTCTCCACCGTCCACTGCGCGTCGGATAATTTCCCTGTTTTTTTGTCATCTTTCTCTTCTATGGGACTCCCTTATTTTTTAGCGTAAAGACAATGGCTGTTATCAATTTTAGCTTGGTCATTAAAAAAATCTGGCAGGTATTTTACAGCCCAATCCTCTTCCGCCATGTCAAACGGTTTTATGTAATACGTTTCATCAGGTTTTGTCACGAAACGGTTTTCTCCATGCTTCCAATGGATTGCGCCATATCTGACGAAGGGGTTAAACCTATCTGAAGAAAAATCAATCCGCGTTTCTCCTTTGAGTCCAATCTCAAACTCCTTTGCCTTTTCTATCAGTTGAAGAGCCTTCGGAGTCAAGACCGCTCCCAGCCATTCCTGCTCCTTCTCATAACGGGCAGCATCTACCAACGCGGAACTCACCATGACCTCCCCATCTTTATAGAAGTCCCCACCCCCGATTGCTCCTCTTAGAGGAAATCTATTTCTCATGGCGACTGCCATAACCATCGAGCAAGTTCCAAGAAAGACTTCCAAAGAGCCGGAGAATAGCGGGTGCCGATTGGTATCCACCACAATAATGACTGCGTCGGACAGAATCCAGTGGTCGAGTTTCACAGCAAGGATATCAGCTCCCGCATAACTCCCTGTGTTCATGAAAAACGTACTTATTTTGCGTATGGCTTCTTCGATAGGAGTTTTTTCGATAAAGGAAGAATAGCCTATGATGTCAAAGAAACCAACGAGTGTGTCATGGTAGTAGACAATCACATCGTTCTTTTTCAGATAATACGTGACGACCTCATGTGGATTACCATTGAACTTATAGAGGATGTCGTCAAGTTCTTCACGCGAGACCTGTAAAATATCTTGCCGATTCCTGATGGTCACATCCAATCGCTCGGCTGAGGAGTCAACTCTTGCACGCTCAACCTGCCTAAATTGCTTGAATACTTCTCCCCATACTTCGATTGAATATGTATATTCTGTACCCATCTCAATTAGATGCCTTCACATAAGCTCTCAGCATTGCAGCGAACGCTGTTTAAAAAATAGAATTTTAATCTTTGTTAGTCTCACCCTCCACAATCTCAATCTCCTCCGAGGTGAGGTCGTATAGCTCATAGACCATTTTATCAATCTGGTGTTCAAGGACGGGGGGCTTCTGTTGCTGTGTTGCTGTTAATTTCGATTAATTAGAACCGTCCCCGATTCCCTGCGATAAGTTAACTTAGTTAACAACATGTCCCCTATTTTGCTCTCTCGTCCCTTTTGGCACTCATTAATAATCTTAAGCTTGATTTCAGACCAGAAGCCGATTTGATCGAGTTTCATAAGCCGATATCCTGCAAAAATTCTGATAGACCAACTCTACTATAGGTTTTCCCTTCTCTTTTAACTGTCCCTATACTTGCAGTATGATGGCCTTTTGTTTGCCTGAATGGTAAATACCGGCTCCAACTTATAGCCAAAGTCTTTTTAGCCCTTGTAATGCCAACATAAAGCAAACGTCGTTGTTCTTGCTTGTGTTCATGGTCAGTTAAATGAACTGAACGATTCTTGCCTGGGATGTTGCCATCATTACACCCTAAAATAAAAACGTGATCAGCTTCTAATCCTTTAGAAGCCATTAGGGTCATTACTCTAATTGTGTTATCATCAAAATGCAGCGTTCTTGTGTAATCAGTAAACTTTGAGTAAAGACTTTTGATCGTATCATCGGCTTCCTTAAGAGAAAATAATATTTGCCTAATTTCTAAAAGTTCTTGAACAGAATCTGGGAATAAATCATCCAGCACCTTTTCGATAGAAACCTCATTTTTGTACGAATCAACGATTCCTTTAAGTCTGATCAGTTTCCCGCACACATGATGGACTCTTTTCTTCTTTTTATCAAAATCATTTGGATTAACAGATTGAACTGCATTTTTAAGTCCACCATATTTCTGTTTTATTTCCTTAATCTCATTTGCAAAATGATTGTCGTCTCCCACTCCTAAATAAGCTCTGATATGTAGCAAACCATCTGGATTAGCAATAATGCCTAAAAGCGATATACTTTCTGCTTCTCTATCTGTGAACGCGTCTTTAACTGCAAAGCGAAATACAAGATTCCCCTGCATATGATCGTTTTCTCTCTTAGCAGTGGCGAATTTCACAAAATCTATGCCTAATTTCTTCCGAGGGGCCAAAACAAGAATATCTTTCGGCGAGGCGCCGGAGTTCAATCTCGAATCAACTAATGTCAGTATTTCTTCGAACTCTTCATCTTGATATTGTTTCTGAAATAATTGGACTTCACCAGTCATAGCATTAGGAAGAGGCTTTAACCTTTTTTTTGTCGGATCAGATTGTATAAGTAGTTTATTTGCGAGATCGAGTATTTTTGTGGAGCATCTTCCAGAAAAAGGCAAGGCATGATTTTCTGTACTATCTTTGTCAGCAAATTTAGTGATCCCGACGGGATATGCGAACTTAAAACTGTAGATAGATTGATCTGGATCACCAACTACCACCAGAAGCTGTGATGATTTTGCCAGTATTTCGATGAACCTCTGCTCTAACTCATTCAGATCTTGATACTCATCGACAAAAATATATTGAGGTTCAGCAATAAATTCAGAATCTATTTTAGTAGCCAGATCAACAGCATGATAGGCTATTTCCTCCATCATGGCTGCTTCCTGCTCACTAAGCCAATTTAGGATTGCTGCTTTAAATTGTCTTTTTTCATCATCCTCATTAAATACATCATCGTGCGGTTTGATGGCCCAACCAGCACTGAATTCGTCAAGCATTATTCGCAGTTTCTTCTTGTCTTTTTGTGGGAATATCAATTTGAGATCAGAAATCATTATCTTTTTTTCGAAATCCAGGATTATTGAGTTAACTCGTTTTCTAATTTCATGATTGTCTTCAGTCAATAAAAAGGACAAACAGAAGGAATGTAACGTTGAAGCTCTTGGCACTTTTTCCAGACTCTTAACCTTATTCTGAAGATCAATCGCTGATAATCTCGAAAATGTCAGAAGGAGCACATTTTTTGGTGCTACGTTTGAATCTGTAATTATTTGTTTGGCTTTAGGAATTAAGATACCAGTTGTCTTGCCGCTTCCGGGACCGGCAATAACACAAATTCGTTTTGCGGTTGAATTTAGGATTTCATCAAATTTTCTGCTATTATTGATCTCTTCCATATTTTTAATTAATGCCCCTCTATAATCTCAATCTCCTCCGGCGTGAGGCCGTAGAGGTCATAGACCAGCCTGTTGATTTCCGCTTCGAGACAGGGAGCGTCAGGACTATCGCGATTCTCAAGAATTTTCTGGACGCATTCGATAATGAGGTTTTTTTGATTATCGGAGGCCAACGCTACCGGAAAGTGTTGCATAAAAATAGCACTCGGTTCAAAGAACCCCCCTCTTAAAAGTGGCAGGGTTGAAAAAAACCATCGGGTCGCGAGCTTTGAATTAAGAACAGCCAATAAGTAAAGATCATTAGTAGGGATAATGAAGCATTTCTGATTTGTCAAAATTCCGGTTGTGTCAAAAGCAAAAATGTTTGTCTTAGTAATATTGGGATAAATAATCTTCGTCTGCTGAAATTCTTTATAGTAGACGCATGACCTTAATTCCCACCAAAATTTTCCTTGGTCGTCTCGCTTAATAAGTTTGTCTTGCCACTGCGACAGGTGTTTATAGATGGCAGGATAAGCCTGGGCAAATATTTTCTTTGCCTTTCCTTCAGTTTTTTCATCTGACCATTGCCAATGATGATTGGCACTACTCGGGATATTTATGACATACAGTCCTGCCCATTCCGCCTTCCATTTTTTTATGTCCTTTCCACGCAGCCATGGCTTGATAAGTCCTTCACTCTTAGGGTCTTCTGAAATGAGCAGTTGCTTGGTTCTTTCGTCTATAACAAAAGCCTCATTAAGACCTGTCAATATGCCCCGATAAAACCGTCCCTGCACATATTTACCAAGAGGTGTTCCAACCTTGCGCAGCTTTTCCATCAACGCTAAAACCTCGGTTCTTTCAAGATTCCAGCCTTCTTCCTTCAACGCTGAAACAGGCATTGGGAATCCGATGATTGACAGGGTTTCTTCCAACCGTTCCAATTGAGCCGCATCGGTAAATGTTGCGGCAAGTAATTCCGTTTTTGTAGGGGCAACCCTGTGTGGTTGCCCTTCTTTTGGTGGTTGTTGATTAATCAAATCAGGGCGGCCACATAGGGCCGCCCCTACAAAAGGCATTTTCTCAACCAATATTATTGACGGATACGTCGTTGCGTCGAATATCGGGAGGTCGCAAAAATCTATGATTACCTTCGGCTTGACTTCAGTCGCAAGCAGCTTTCGGGTATTCTTGCCGTAGCCGGCCCGCATAAATTTGTTCGGCGCTATGAAGCAGAGATGACCACATGATTTAAGCAGATCGATTCCTTTCTTATAGAAATAAGTATAAATGTCTGCCGTTCCGCAATAGAAATCGCCGAATTCCTTCTTTAGCTCCGGTTTCAACTCCTTGATGGTTTCGTGGCGTACGTATGGAGGATTCGCGAGAACAATGTCGAATCCTTCATTTTGATGAAAAACTTCGCTGAAATACACCTTAAAGTCAAAATGCTTGTCATTATTCGTGATCTCGCTTATGAGGTTGTCGATGTCTTCTTTAAACTGGATTTTCTTTCTTGGATTTGTTTCTTCAAAATATTTCCCTTTAAGTCTTTCGAGTTCCTTAAGTTCTGCATGGTGGAAAAGAATGTTTACAGTCGAAAGGGAATCTCCGCAGACGATTTTATAATCAAGGTTCGGCAAAGGCTTTATGGTCTTGAAGTCATCTTCATCAACAACAAGAGAGAGCCAAAGCCGGAGTTTCGCTATATCTACGGCACCCGGGTCAATGTCAACGCCGTAGATCGACTCCTGGATAGCATGGCGCTTAAAATTATACGGAGTCCTACTTCTACTTTCTCCAATGTATGTCGTTAATGTTTCTCTTGCCCGAACAATCTCATGCATTATGCCGACGGGAAATGCCCCTGACCCGATGGCCGGGTCACAAATTTTTATGGCTGCCAGCTTGTCATCAAAGAGTTCCGCATTGTTTCGGATGCTCTCAGGCATTTTGTAGGCATATGATTTTGTTCCTTGCTCTTTCGCAAGATCGTTGTTTATTGCAAAATCGCCTCTTCTGATAAAGGCTTCAATGTCTTCACGAGGTATCAACTTATTAGATTCTGCTTCGCTTGTTCTGTGCGTCATGCCGGCTTGTCCGGCATCCTTCTGTAACCCCTCCCGTCCTCCCCTTAAGTTAAGGGGAGGTGAAGGTGGGGTTATGGACGAAGAAGAGACATCTGCCGTGTCGTCGATATTGTCATTTATTGACGTGTCGAGATAATTGATGAGGCTTTCCTGGCACATGTAGTGGACAATCTCACGGGGTGTGTAATAGGTCCCTTTTGATTTTCGGTCTTTGACCTCAAGCAGGTTCTCGAAAACCTTTCCGAGCATTTCAGGGTCAACGGCCACTTCTCTTTCAAGCGGTTCGTCTTCCCGGACGGTAAAATTGTAAAGGTCAAAGGTATCGAGGATCTCTCTGACGGTCTCGTTCTTAAGAAGAATATCTGTCTCTTCCCAGTTGTAACCATTAATCGGCTCAAACAAGCCGCCGTTCAGAAAAGGGATCTTGCAGTTGAACCGGCTGTAAAACGATACTTCTCCTCTGTCTATTGCAAGGGCTTCATAGAACAGAGGTTCGAGAATATCATCGAAGAAATTATCGTAGCTTACGATCTCTTTCTCAAAAAGCCTCCGCATGAAGTTTCTCGGTCCGGTACCCCATGTCCTGTCTTTACCGACACCCAGCCAGCCCTTTTTCTGAATGAAATAAAGGAAAACAATCTGGCCGAGGAGCTTTTTGGCAAAATTGGCAGTGTCAATATACTTGCTCTCGAATTCTGTCTTTATTTTTTGGTCAATGGCAACTACATTATCCAGCTCGTCTTTCACTTTCAGGAAAAGGTCTTTATACCTGTTAAAAAATTCTTTGGTTATAGACTCGATGTTAAAGGCATGTTCGATATCTGCAAGTGTCGGATTATTCCTGTCATCTTCCAGAATGGGGACAAGTTGCTGCTGGGCGGTGTGGTTCGGCTCGTTACTGCCGACCAGAAAAGAGTATCTTCTCGCAGGGGTTAAATCTTCCTTAACCTTGACCTTGCCGCTCTCTGTCTGTATTGTCCTGTAATCCATGCGGACGAATGAAAAACGCCAGTCTTCCAGCCCGTCAGTACAGAAAGCGACTATTGCCGCGTCCTTCTCCCCGCGATTCTTCAGATAGTGGGCCACAAAGTTTCTCTGCATGGTTCGGGCACGCTCAAGCGATGATTCTTTCTTTAAATAGACGACTAAAACGTCGAGTTCGGTCTCTCCGGGATCAGTATATTTACCGATTCTCTTATACTGTCTTATATGGTCTTTGAAAGCATCGGGAATATACTGTCCGTAATATGCAAAGGCTTTTGACTCATCCAGCTCATTAAAAAGGTTCTTTGTGAAAAGCCTGAACCTGTCCTCATCAAAAGAATTATTGAATGTCTCCTGTATTAATCTGACCGCTTCATGTCTGTTCATCTCATGACCCGGTAGTCTTCAAATACTCGGACAATATCACTTCTCTTCTGTCATGCCCGATTTGCTGGGCGGGCGGTGACACAGACAAAATGGTCGTGGGGAGATTCTTTTTCAATATGGCAAGCACTTTGAGAGGGACAATTTCTTTTTCGAGTTCATTTTTGAGACGTTTGCTGGTATTTTTAGGGATTATTCCATTTTCAAAGGCTTTCAAAACTGACCTCAGAAAATCTTCATCTTCTTCAGTAAAACCAGAAAACTTCTGCAAATCTTTCACTTTAAGTCGCTTTATGATATAACTTTCGTTTGAACTACTCGCTGGATGACCCTTTTCAGCAGTCTCATCGGACGTTGCCTGATCAAATGCAGCCTTGTTAAGGTCAAGGAATGAATAAAAGGTTTTAGGAATAGTAGTTTTTGAAGTTGCAGGGTCACACTTGAAAAGATCAACCGCCTCAAAAAAGGTTAATTCGCGTGCAGCAGAAGAATCTGCAAGGAAGAACTTTTTCAGTTTCCCCTTCCTGAAAAAAGTAACCAGATTATCTTCTTTCTTTCTCTCAATCTCCCGGCATGTTCGGGCCTTCTTCGGAAGACGTTTAATTCTTTCGAACAGGGAAGTGTTCTTATCACGGATATTACGGAGCAGATGAAGGTACTCGAGCTCGGATCGCTCCTCCTCATCTTCACCCTGGAACGTTTTCTTGTCACTCAAACGCCTGTAGATGAAGTCGCCAAACAGCTCATGGGTGGAGATTTCTTCCTCTTCGGTAAGATACTTTGCATCTTCCCCGAGAGTGTCGTGGAATGCCTGTATCTTAGCTTTTATGTTTGCTTCCAGCCCAAGGTGCATGTCTGACTGTGCAGTCGGGAAAAAGTTAAAGATATTTATCACCTTGTGCTTTGTACCGACACGGTTTACCCTGCCTACCCGCTGCAATATACGAGTGGGATTCCACGGGAGATCGTAGTTAATCACCGTATTTGATCGGTGCAGATTAATTCCTTCAGCAAGGATATCTGTCGTAATCAGTATATTGATATCATCTTTCTGCGGTTTGTTCTTGGGGGCGAAGTTTTCTTTAATCAGGTCACGGGCAATCGGTATACTCTTTTCGTCATCTCCATAAAGCCCGCCCACACTGGAGTAGAAAAGAACTCTTAAAGGCAGATGTTTATTTAATTTTTTAAAAAGGTATTCACCAGTCTCTTTTGACTCCGTGAATACAACAAGCTTGTTCTCTTTTATAATGAGATTCTCTTTCAGTTCGTTGATGAATTTTTCGAGCTTCGGATCTGAGTCTATATCGCTCCACAGTTTTTGAATGTTTTCAAGTAAAGTGAGGTCTCTCTGGAGATTGCGAAGGAATTCTACGGTGAACTCCGGGGATTCGTATTTCTGCACCCTGTCCAGATCCACAAGCTTCAACAGTTCTTCTTCATTATCCGAGTCAAGGAAATCATAAACATTCACCTTCTTGCTGATGTAAACGGTTCCCTGCTGATACATATCGATAAATTTCCGGTAAGAATCGACAAAGCGTACCAATGTTTTCTTAAAGGCATGGAAACTACTCTCCAATCGTTTTACGAGGATGCCCTTCATGAATCCTCCGATATTCCGTTGGGACTGGAGTTCAAACTCAGAAACCGGCGTCTTCAAATAGAGCAACGGTGTATATCTGGAGTAAGAAAAATCCTTCAAAAGGGTTATAGTCCTGCTGAAAACATTGCCGGTCTTCTCGTCAAAGGTATAAATAATGCGTTTTGGATCATCCAGTTCAGGGAAAGAGACACCCTGTTTCTCCATATCTTCACTGAAGTATTTCATGACTTCAGTGCGTGTCCTGCGGACCATAACGAATTTAAGAATTTTGTCTCTCACTTCCTTTGAGACAAGCTTTATTGTTTCGATATATTCGGGCTGATTCTTCTGATATCTGTTTATTCTCTTCTTTAATGACCCAAAGAATTTCTCCAGGTTCTGGACGCCCGGGATAGTGCTTTTCTTAGGCACCTGAAACAGCTTCAGCTGGCTGTAAATGTCGTCAATAGTATTATTTAATGGTGTTGCCGAAACGAGGATGACCTTCTTGCCAAAACAAATCTGATGGAGTTTCTCGTATCCAAGGGTCACCTCATTTCTGAACCGATGAGCTTCATCGATAAATATATAATCAAAGCGTTCTGCTCCGCTCTTTATGATTTGGTCGAGCTTGCCCAGAGATTCAACCTTGTAGCCTCTTATCCCGAATTCAAAAAAAGTATCATGCCAATAATCCTCAAGAACCGGAGGACATATGACGAGGATTTTTCCGGGAAGCTGCTGAGCGAGAAGTGCGGAAATATACGTCTTGCCCAAGCCGACGACATCGGAGAGAAATACTCCGTTATAGGCATCCAGTATCTTTTTTGCTGAAACTACAGCCTGCTTCTGGTATTTCATATCGAGAAAACCTTCGGGAAGATAGCTTTCAAAATCCTCATCTATATTGATATCTTCCTTGAGATATTCATAAAGGAACTTCAGATAAAGTTCATAGGGGGTGATATAATCATTCAGCCAGGTTCTTGCATTTATCGTCTCCACATATTCCCTGGAGATATCAACAGCATCTTTCCACAAAGCTTCAAACTTGTCGAGGGCATACTTAACGTCAGCGCTATTTTTTAGCTCAACATTAAATTCGAGGTTTTCAATCAGACCGGATTCTGAAAAATTACTGGAACCGGTAATCACTCTTCCATAGTCACGGTCCTCTTCAGAGAACCTGCTTATATAGACCTTTGCATGGATTTTTGAGCTTGGATAGGCTTTGATTTCGAGTTTTTCCGACTGCAAAAATTCGATGAACTTTCTTACACCTATCTCAGTATCATACGTATCCTCAGAATGTTCCATTTCAGTGGCAAGATCTTCGGAGAATACTTCCTTTGTCCGTTTGTGAGATTCGAAATCAAGTTTCCCTTTAGATTTTGAGGACTCAATGATTTCAAAAGCGGTTTTATCAATATTGATACCGACAAGGATTCTTATCTTTTCTATCGTTTCAAAGGATTTGTAGAGGTGGAAAAAACCGCTTGTCCGGAAATATCCGACAAGAACATCAAAAAACTGGACATCCTTCAGGGTTTTCCTGAATCTGTCAAGGATAGTAGCGCCCGGTTCGTTAGTAAAGAAGGTCAAATCATCATGCAAGGTAACATTCTCCCTTTATGAAAAATGAGACTGTTTCGGACCAGCCAAGCACTATGGTACCTATTCGATACATGCAAGATACCTCTTCTTCTCCACCCTCCCAACTATGATAGACCCATTATCAAAATAATCCTACCATATGGGCTTGATCCTCTGTTCGAATATTGCCTGTGCCGCTTCCTCGCCTCTTCCTTTATAACTCTTCAGATCAAGATAAAGTTGAATATCTGAGACAACACTAACGCCTTGTATGTTTTGAAGTCTATAGAAGATGCCTTGGTCATACGGCTGAAGCAGGGTTATGTTGGTACCGGTTTGCACTTTCTTTAGTTGCAAGGTTTTTTCGATATCCTCGATATTTCCGTCAATATAGCAAAACAATCTCATAAACCTTACAAAAGGCGCAACCTTTTTTGCGCCGGAAAACAGAGCAAGGCCGTAGCGATACTTCCTTTGTTCACATTCTTTTTTAATCGCAGCCTCAAGCTGATTTTCGGAAAGCCTGGAATAATAAGAAAAACTCTGGTTCTTCTGATAGGAATAATTGCTAACCCATTGGCTTAGCATTTCTTCTGGCTTCACAAGGTAGAAGCTTTTATTTTCTTCTTTGATCCATTCTTCAGCCAGAAGAGCTTGCTTTACCCGCGAGGTCAACCCTATGCTGATGCCAGCTTCCTGAGACAAGCCCTCGACGAACCATCTCTTTGAGGGATCTGCCAGGAGCACCCTTAAAATTCTGCTTGATTTTGGTGAGAATACGGACTTCGAAATGCGCATCACAGGAAAGGGATTCGATCTGCCGCTTCTATCAACAAAGATGTTCTTAAACGACAAGAAAGCATTCCCTGCGAGATCAATACATCCTATCCCTGACTCTTTGCATATCTGTCTGCTTATGTCGCTGAGATAGGGAGCAATCAGTATTCCATATGAATCCTTAAAACTTTGGAGATCACTTTTAAGCTGAGCAATTGCTATCCTCACAAAACGAGGCTCGCCTTGCGATTTCATTGCTATAATAAATTTTGCCGGCTTACCTGAAATAAGCGCGTCCAGCATGAAATCGATTTCTCTATTATCTACTCTGACATTAACTTTTGTTTTCTTTAACTTAATGAAAGGAATTTCGTAAAGAATAGCCTCTATGCTTTCTTGAGCTTTGTTGAGTAGATCCTTATCCGAGAATTGTTTCACTGATAGTATTTGTTTCACCATATGGTGAAACTATAATATATAGTGAAACATAAGTCAAGTAGTCTTACTCAGGAAAACCTTTTTCTAATAATATCTACATACACTATCGAGGTAAGTGCTTGATTTACTGAGATAACTCAGCAGCTTCCTGATGTAAAAATTATGACATTTTTATGACACTGAATGTTATACTATCCCGTAAGTCCTTGATTTGCGGGCGTAACTCAGTGGTAGAGTGTCAGCTTCCCAAGCTGAAGGTCGCGGGTTCGAATCCCGTCGCCCGCTCCATCCTCACAGCAGATACAGAATTCATATACCGGGAATTATTGTGTGTTGCCCAATGCCTTCCTGACATGATATACCCTCTGAATAACAGTAATATGCGTAAGAATCATCATAATCCAGAGCACAGGAACGATCCACCCGGTAAACGCAGCAAATGCAAGGAGAATTATCCTTTCAGTTCTTTCCATAATGCCGGTATTGCATGATTCTCCGAGTCCCTCAGCCCTTGCTCGGGCATAGCTGATAAGAAATGCACCTACCAACGTTCCCAGGCTGAGAAAAGAGCCTGTATGACTGTCGTTTGCTGCGAG comes from Nitrospirota bacterium and encodes:
- a CDS encoding type IV toxin-antitoxin system AbiEi family antitoxin, with the protein product MKQFSDKDLLNKAQESIEAILYEIPFIKLKKTKVNVRVDNREIDFMLDALISGKPAKFIIAMKSQGEPRFVRIAIAQLKSDLQSFKDSYGILIAPYLSDISRQICKESGIGCIDLAGNAFLSFKNIFVDRSGRSNPFPVMRISKSVFSPKSSRILRVLLADPSKRWFVEGLSQEAGISIGLTSRVKQALLAEEWIKEENKSFYLVKPEEMLSQWVSNYSYQKNQSFSYYSRLSENQLEAAIKKECEQRKYRYGLALFSGAKKVAPFVRFMRLFCYIDGNIEDIEKTLQLKKVQTGTNITLLQPYDQGIFYRLQNIQGVSVVSDIQLYLDLKSYKGRGEEAAQAIFEQRIKPIW
- a CDS encoding helicase-related protein; its protein translation is MHDDLTFFTNEPGATILDRFRKTLKDVQFFDVLVGYFRTSGFFHLYKSFETIEKIRILVGINIDKTAFEIIESSKSKGKLDFESHKRTKEVFSEDLATEMEHSEDTYDTEIGVRKFIEFLQSEKLEIKAYPSSKIHAKVYISRFSEEDRDYGRVITGSSNFSESGLIENLEFNVELKNSADVKYALDKFEALWKDAVDISREYVETINARTWLNDYITPYELYLKFLYEYLKEDINIDEDFESYLPEGFLDMKYQKQAVVSAKKILDAYNGVFLSDVVGLGKTYISALLAQQLPGKILVICPPVLEDYWHDTFFEFGIRGYKVESLGKLDQIIKSGAERFDYIFIDEAHRFRNEVTLGYEKLHQICFGKKVILVSATPLNNTIDDIYSQLKLFQVPKKSTIPGVQNLEKFFGSLKKRINRYQKNQPEYIETIKLVSKEVRDKILKFVMVRRTRTEVMKYFSEDMEKQGVSFPELDDPKRIIYTFDEKTGNVFSRTITLLKDFSYSRYTPLLYLKTPVSEFELQSQRNIGGFMKGILVKRLESSFHAFKKTLVRFVDSYRKFIDMYQQGTVYISKKVNVYDFLDSDNEEELLKLVDLDRVQKYESPEFTVEFLRNLQRDLTLLENIQKLWSDIDSDPKLEKFINELKENLIIKENKLVVFTESKETGEYLFKKLNKHLPLRVLFYSSVGGLYGDDEKSIPIARDLIKENFAPKNKPQKDDINILITTDILAEGINLHRSNTVINYDLPWNPTRILQRVGRVNRVGTKHKVINIFNFFPTAQSDMHLGLEANIKAKIQAFHDTLGEDAKYLTEEEEISTHELFGDFIYRRLSDKKTFQGEDEEERSELEYLHLLRNIRDKNTSLFERIKRLPKKARTCREIERKKEDNLVTFFRKGKLKKFFLADSSAARELTFFEAVDLFKCDPATSKTTIPKTFYSFLDLNKAAFDQATSDETAEKGHPASSSNESYIIKRLKVKDLQKFSGFTEEDEDFLRSVLKAFENGIIPKNTSKRLKNELEKEIVPLKVLAILKKNLPTTILSVSPPAQQIGHDRREVILSEYLKTTGS